Proteins co-encoded in one Rhodococcus sp. PAMC28707 genomic window:
- a CDS encoding NCS2 family permease encodes MASPKILDNYFKVTERGSTVGSEVRGGVVTFVAMAYIVVLNPLILGSFSADDAAAKTDVLGNILPVAQVAAVTALVAGFMSILFGIVANYPFGIAAGLGINTLLAVTIAPQVTWPEAMGLVVIDGIIIVLLALTGFRTAVFNAIPSELKAAIAAGIGTFIAFIGLVDAGFVRRIPDAAGTSVPVGLGIDGSIASWPTAIFVFGLLLMGVLVVRKVRGGLLIGIVVTTVLAAVVEAFTDIGPSNGVDPKGWNLSVPILPDQLIQTPNLSLVGDVDLFGAFTRIGVLAASLLVFTLVLANFFDAMGTMTGLGKEGELMDDKDQLPGIGKALVIEGTGAIVGGGASASSNTVFVESASGIAEGARTGLANVVTGLLFLAAMFLTPLTAIVPIEAASPALVIVGALMIGQVRDIDFSKFEFALPAFLTIVVMPFTYSIANGIGVGFITWVVLAVGRGKAKTVHPLLWVVALMFVLYFVVGPITDAVT; translated from the coding sequence ATGGCGTCGCCCAAAATCCTGGACAACTACTTCAAAGTCACCGAACGTGGATCGACGGTCGGTTCCGAAGTGCGCGGCGGCGTCGTCACGTTCGTGGCGATGGCGTACATCGTCGTCCTCAATCCGCTGATCCTCGGCAGCTTTTCGGCGGACGACGCCGCGGCCAAGACCGATGTGCTCGGCAATATCCTGCCCGTCGCGCAGGTCGCCGCGGTGACAGCGCTAGTCGCCGGCTTCATGAGCATCTTGTTCGGCATCGTTGCCAACTATCCCTTCGGTATCGCCGCCGGACTCGGGATCAACACCCTTCTCGCCGTCACCATCGCTCCCCAGGTGACGTGGCCGGAGGCCATGGGGCTCGTCGTCATCGACGGCATCATCATCGTGTTGCTCGCGCTGACGGGCTTTCGTACTGCGGTGTTCAACGCCATTCCGTCCGAATTGAAAGCGGCCATCGCGGCAGGTATCGGGACGTTCATCGCCTTCATCGGACTCGTCGACGCTGGTTTCGTACGACGCATCCCCGACGCCGCCGGCACCTCGGTCCCGGTCGGCCTCGGTATCGACGGCTCCATCGCCTCGTGGCCGACGGCAATTTTCGTGTTCGGGCTGCTGTTGATGGGTGTTCTCGTGGTGCGGAAGGTACGTGGAGGGCTGCTGATCGGCATCGTCGTGACCACAGTGCTCGCGGCCGTCGTCGAAGCCTTCACCGATATCGGGCCGTCGAACGGAGTGGATCCGAAAGGCTGGAATCTGAGCGTTCCGATCCTGCCCGATCAGCTCATCCAGACACCCAACCTTTCCTTGGTCGGCGACGTGGATCTTTTCGGCGCTTTCACTCGCATCGGCGTCCTCGCAGCGAGCCTGCTGGTGTTCACTCTCGTGCTGGCGAACTTCTTCGATGCGATGGGCACGATGACCGGGCTCGGCAAGGAAGGCGAGCTGATGGATGACAAGGATCAGCTCCCCGGAATCGGCAAAGCGCTCGTCATCGAAGGAACCGGCGCGATCGTAGGCGGTGGTGCGTCGGCGTCGTCGAACACGGTGTTCGTCGAATCGGCGTCCGGTATCGCCGAGGGCGCACGGACCGGTTTGGCCAATGTCGTGACCGGTCTACTCTTCCTGGCCGCCATGTTCCTGACGCCACTCACTGCCATCGTCCCCATCGAGGCTGCCTCTCCGGCGCTGGTCATCGTCGGGGCATTGATGATCGGACAGGTTCGCGACATCGACTTCTCCAAGTTCGAATTCGCGCTGCCGGCATTCCTGACCATCGTGGTCATGCCGTTCACGTACTCGATCGCGAACGGCATCGGAGTCGGGTTCATCACCTGGGTAGTTCTCGCAGTGGGGCGCGGCAAGGCGAAGACGGTTCATCCCCTGCTTTGGGTCGTGGCCTTGATGTTCGTCCTATATTTCGTTGTCGGACCGATCACTGACGCGGTTACGTAG
- a CDS encoding DUF2530 domain-containing protein translates to MDSKPETPALSVRLTDPAPVIAVGILAWVVATAVVFSSGDRWADALPTCWTGVAVGVVGFTLFLIQRAAARRGSRTAQRGLT, encoded by the coding sequence GTGGATAGTAAGCCGGAAACCCCCGCGCTGAGCGTACGGCTCACAGATCCCGCGCCCGTCATCGCGGTCGGTATTCTCGCCTGGGTCGTTGCTACCGCAGTGGTCTTCTCGAGTGGCGATCGGTGGGCGGATGCGCTGCCGACCTGCTGGACAGGCGTAGCAGTCGGTGTCGTCGGCTTCACACTGTTTCTCATACAGAGAGCTGCCGCTCGTCGCGGCAGCAGGACCGCTCAACGCGGCCTCACGTAA
- a CDS encoding phosphatase PAP2 family protein, whose translation MDGDVLAWMVEHRVVWLTTLFWIITTLGNTIAMFLFSIIGCAVLLRARRRPEAVMIAGAMLTGWGVMALLKLIFGRERPPIPERLVEISTHSFPSGHAMMSAILATTVTAVLLRSTALWLRNPVVLALPAVASLAIGFSRIYLGAHWTTDVLAGWCFGIAWGLLWIYALSVRSRFAVR comes from the coding sequence GTGGACGGTGACGTGTTGGCGTGGATGGTCGAGCACCGGGTTGTGTGGCTGACCACACTTTTCTGGATTATCACCACGCTCGGAAATACGATCGCGATGTTCCTCTTCTCGATCATCGGATGCGCAGTCCTACTGCGGGCACGTCGTCGACCGGAAGCAGTCATGATTGCAGGCGCCATGCTCACCGGCTGGGGGGTGATGGCCCTTCTCAAGCTGATCTTCGGGCGCGAGCGGCCGCCGATACCGGAAAGGCTCGTCGAGATCTCGACGCACTCGTTTCCTTCGGGGCACGCGATGATGTCGGCGATCCTGGCCACGACGGTGACCGCGGTGTTGCTGCGGTCGACCGCGTTATGGCTCAGAAATCCGGTGGTTCTCGCGTTACCAGCGGTTGCATCCCTGGCGATCGGCTTCTCGCGGATCTATCTCGGCGCGCATTGGACGACGGACGTCCTGGCAGGATGGTGCTTCGGTATCGCGTGGGGGTTGCTGTGGATCTATGCGCTCAGCGTGCGAAGTCGCTTCGCTGTGCGATGA
- a CDS encoding ATP-binding protein, translating into MRDPYDTEALRASTLSAWTDSPTRLREDAATEADLVRGGYRDRLLTELAQNAADAAARAGVAGQVRVWVSGRDLHVANTGAPLDRDGVHALTALRVSAKTSGVGRFGVGFTAVRSVSDEIEFRSTAGGVRFSGARTRSVLTDAGLNVPDAGVPVLRLVWPAEEPPAVGFSSEIILRDVEVAGLLDAMRAEAIDLLLELESLVSIEIGEDRLDRTIEGEGLESVKVGDLEWWQFRTAHARWLVPVSGGVPTVVASDVLRAPTRSDEELSLPALVVADVQMQPDRRRVLPGAHLLRVAEGYGEMIAAFPARFRTRLVPVPGFPRSEVDGILREQILRESVSARWLPSVTGENLIPSRAMVLPGLTEELGELLADVFPDLVGAALSGPRNASALAAVDVHRIGLARLAEMLTGIDREPRWWGRLYDALTPLVTDGVAAEELAALPVPLSDGRTITGPRTAVLGAGVSGVGSVHWARLVHPDAVSPLLSRLGAAEATATDLLSDSALEALLEDLDWDETDAVVDTVTSVLALASSAGELPSWIGSLPLEDSDGELRAADELLLPDAPLAGLLVADSPFGLVADSVVAHYGPAALRAVGVGWGFGTVTDDLPTGPDHDLDDEDSWWASLAEDPAVLTAVRDLDLVDEQRWPDALTQLMSDPATRAAVQARDGYTAWWLRTHARVDGERLGSYRAPSDFTFAGLLDPLDHPNADDVAAALAPSSCDSAWFTGLILSRLADPSRSPTPAVITRAHRLVADAVTSGRVELDELDAPTKVRAVSGSLVYPADAIVLDRPWCVAAVPADVAILSSMDTASSLASILDVRTASESISAEVLGIGRVSSWDREPGAVLACAEMGVELPVGQVVVHRELVVRLTGAVEGDHHLAWWVTEDGTTHCAQSWERPRGR; encoded by the coding sequence TTGAGAGATCCGTACGACACCGAGGCGTTGCGCGCCTCGACTTTGTCTGCCTGGACGGATTCGCCTACCCGGTTGCGCGAAGACGCTGCCACCGAAGCGGACCTGGTTCGCGGGGGTTATCGCGACCGTCTGCTGACGGAACTCGCGCAGAATGCTGCCGATGCGGCAGCCCGAGCGGGAGTTGCCGGACAGGTGCGGGTCTGGGTGTCCGGTCGCGACCTGCACGTTGCCAATACCGGTGCACCACTCGATCGCGACGGAGTCCATGCGCTCACGGCCTTGCGGGTGTCGGCGAAGACATCCGGTGTGGGTCGCTTCGGGGTGGGTTTCACGGCGGTCCGCTCGGTCAGCGACGAGATCGAATTTCGTTCCACTGCAGGTGGAGTGCGCTTCAGTGGCGCGAGGACCCGTAGTGTTCTCACCGATGCGGGCCTGAATGTACCCGATGCCGGGGTTCCCGTGTTGCGACTTGTCTGGCCTGCCGAAGAACCTCCAGCAGTAGGGTTTTCGTCGGAGATCATCCTGCGGGACGTCGAGGTGGCCGGGCTGCTCGACGCCATGCGCGCCGAAGCGATCGACCTGTTGCTCGAATTGGAATCGTTGGTCTCGATCGAAATCGGCGAAGATCGGCTCGACCGGACGATCGAGGGGGAGGGTCTCGAGTCGGTGAAGGTCGGCGATCTCGAGTGGTGGCAATTCCGCACCGCTCACGCCAGATGGCTCGTCCCTGTTTCCGGCGGTGTGCCGACAGTGGTGGCATCGGATGTCCTTCGTGCGCCGACTCGTTCGGACGAGGAGTTGTCACTGCCGGCGCTCGTCGTCGCGGACGTGCAGATGCAGCCGGACCGTCGGCGCGTTCTTCCCGGTGCGCACCTGCTGCGCGTCGCGGAGGGGTACGGGGAGATGATCGCTGCTTTTCCTGCCCGGTTCAGAACTCGACTTGTTCCGGTCCCCGGCTTTCCGCGTAGCGAGGTCGACGGGATCTTGCGTGAGCAGATTCTTCGGGAATCCGTCTCTGCCCGTTGGCTTCCGTCGGTGACCGGTGAGAATCTGATCCCCTCGCGGGCGATGGTGCTGCCGGGACTCACCGAAGAGCTCGGTGAGCTTCTAGCAGATGTGTTTCCCGATCTGGTCGGGGCTGCGCTCTCGGGTCCGCGGAACGCAAGCGCGCTTGCTGCGGTCGACGTACACCGAATCGGCCTCGCAAGACTTGCCGAGATGCTGACGGGTATCGACCGTGAGCCTCGCTGGTGGGGGCGACTCTACGATGCGCTCACTCCATTGGTCACCGACGGTGTGGCGGCGGAAGAGCTTGCCGCGCTGCCGGTTCCGCTGTCGGACGGCCGGACGATAACCGGTCCTCGTACTGCCGTTCTCGGAGCGGGCGTCAGTGGGGTCGGGTCGGTGCATTGGGCCCGGCTGGTGCATCCGGACGCGGTGAGCCCACTGTTGTCGAGGTTGGGCGCGGCGGAGGCAACCGCAACCGATCTGCTGTCCGATTCGGCGCTGGAAGCGTTACTCGAGGACCTCGACTGGGACGAGACCGACGCCGTCGTCGATACCGTGACTTCGGTGCTGGCGCTCGCCTCGTCCGCGGGCGAGCTCCCTTCTTGGATAGGTTCGCTGCCGCTAGAGGACTCCGATGGGGAGCTTCGTGCCGCCGATGAATTGCTGTTGCCCGATGCCCCACTTGCAGGCCTGTTGGTCGCGGACTCGCCTTTCGGGCTGGTCGCAGATTCTGTCGTCGCGCACTACGGGCCTGCAGCGCTTCGCGCGGTCGGAGTGGGCTGGGGATTCGGCACCGTGACCGATGACCTCCCGACCGGTCCGGATCATGATCTCGACGACGAGGACTCGTGGTGGGCTTCGTTGGCGGAGGACCCGGCGGTGCTCACTGCCGTGCGAGACCTCGATCTGGTCGATGAGCAGCGGTGGCCGGATGCGTTGACGCAATTGATGTCCGATCCGGCAACCCGGGCAGCGGTGCAGGCGCGGGACGGGTACACGGCGTGGTGGCTGCGTACGCACGCCCGGGTCGACGGCGAGCGGCTGGGAAGTTATCGAGCGCCCTCGGACTTCACGTTCGCCGGTCTGCTCGACCCACTCGATCACCCGAATGCCGACGATGTGGCGGCGGCGCTTGCCCCCAGTTCGTGCGACAGCGCGTGGTTCACCGGCCTGATTCTTTCGAGATTGGCCGATCCTTCGCGATCGCCGACTCCTGCGGTCATCACGCGAGCTCATCGACTCGTCGCAGACGCTGTCACTTCGGGGCGAGTGGAACTCGACGAGTTGGATGCGCCGACGAAAGTGCGTGCTGTTTCCGGCAGTCTCGTCTATCCTGCCGACGCGATCGTGCTCGACCGTCCATGGTGTGTGGCCGCGGTCCCCGCCGACGTCGCGATCCTGTCGTCCATGGATACCGCGTCGTCGTTGGCGTCGATCCTGGACGTGCGGACCGCCTCGGAATCGATCTCCGCAGAAGTGTTGGGAATCGGCCGGGTGAGTTCGTGGGACCGCGAGCCCGGAGCGGTACTCGCATGCGCAGAAATGGGTGTGGAGCTGCCGGTAGGGCAGGTTGTCGTGCACCGCGAACTTGTCGTGAGACTTACCGGGGCCGTCGAGGGTGATCATCACCTCGCCTGGTGGGTGACCGAGGACGGAACTACGCATTGCGCGCAGAGTTGGGAGAGACCCCGTGGACGGTGA
- a CDS encoding DUF3027 domain-containing protein — protein sequence MRQNEPVSFASFPELDQIRPVLAEAAELARRALIDLGEGGVGDYLGVTAEDDSAATHRFIADLPGYRGWQWAVVVAAPADADSATVSELVLLPGPDALVPPTWLPWDERIRPGDLGPGDRLPPRAHDPRLVPGYVATGDPQVDDVAYELGLGRPQVPSREGRLEAAERWHDGEFGPDSEMAKAAPSTCGLCGFYLPLAGSLSAAFGVCGNEYAADGHVVHVQYGCGAHSDTELPTGAGSPAYDPFDDAALDVTAQAPTVTAPASETENTFVSDHASEPLQDAQSDS from the coding sequence ATGCGGCAAAATGAACCTGTGAGTTTCGCATCTTTCCCAGAGCTCGACCAGATTCGTCCTGTCCTAGCGGAAGCCGCCGAGTTGGCGCGCCGTGCTCTGATCGACCTGGGTGAAGGCGGCGTCGGCGATTATCTCGGTGTCACCGCCGAGGACGACAGTGCGGCGACACATCGCTTCATCGCCGACCTACCCGGCTACCGCGGATGGCAATGGGCCGTGGTCGTCGCAGCCCCCGCCGACGCGGACAGTGCCACCGTCAGCGAACTCGTCCTGCTGCCGGGCCCCGATGCCCTGGTGCCGCCGACCTGGCTGCCGTGGGACGAGCGCATCCGCCCCGGCGATCTGGGGCCGGGTGATCGGCTCCCACCGCGAGCACACGATCCGCGTCTCGTCCCCGGATACGTCGCCACCGGTGACCCCCAGGTCGACGACGTCGCGTACGAGCTCGGCCTGGGCCGTCCGCAGGTCCCCAGCCGTGAAGGGCGTCTCGAAGCGGCCGAGCGCTGGCACGACGGCGAGTTCGGTCCGGACAGTGAGATGGCGAAAGCTGCACCGTCGACATGCGGACTGTGCGGGTTCTACCTCCCGCTCGCTGGATCGTTGTCGGCGGCGTTCGGCGTCTGCGGCAACGAGTATGCGGCCGACGGCCACGTAGTGCACGTCCAGTACGGCTGCGGTGCGCATTCCGATACCGAGCTTCCCACCGGCGCCGGGTCGCCCGCCTACGATCCGTTCGACGATGCGGCCCTCGATGTCACCGCGCAAGCGCCGACTGTCACTGCCCCGGCTTCCGAGACCGAGAACACCTTCGTGTCGGACCATGCGTCCGAGCCACTGCAGGATGCGCAATCGGACAGTTGA
- a CDS encoding glutaminyl-peptide cyclotransferase, whose product MIASLRRVLGVLAVPILLVGCSTEREVSADFPAMRSTVTVVRTLEHDRSAFTQGLQIDNGELYEGTGRKGSSYVRVSSLDTGKELRRVYLSAQYFGEGLTVAGDTVWQITWQNGIAFARDKTTLAGAREVGYDGEGWGLCAAADGLVMSDGSSMLTFRDPDTFEATGTVEVTLDGTPLESLNELECAEDGSVYANIWRTFDIARIDPATGTVSEIIDAEPLWNSMSERERDGADVLNGIAQIPDTDRFLVTGKLWPSMFEVEFTPVE is encoded by the coding sequence ATGATCGCCTCGCTCCGCCGCGTGCTCGGCGTCCTCGCGGTGCCTATTCTGCTTGTCGGGTGCTCGACGGAACGCGAGGTCAGCGCAGATTTTCCGGCAATGAGGTCGACGGTCACCGTGGTCAGGACCCTCGAGCACGACCGTTCCGCATTCACCCAGGGTCTGCAGATCGACAACGGCGAGCTCTACGAGGGCACCGGCCGCAAGGGTTCGTCGTACGTGCGCGTGTCGTCGTTGGACACGGGCAAAGAACTGCGGCGTGTGTATCTGTCTGCCCAGTACTTCGGCGAGGGCCTGACCGTCGCCGGCGATACCGTGTGGCAGATCACCTGGCAGAACGGAATCGCGTTCGCCCGAGACAAGACCACTCTGGCCGGCGCGCGCGAGGTCGGCTACGACGGTGAAGGCTGGGGTCTTTGCGCGGCAGCGGACGGCCTGGTGATGAGCGACGGGTCCTCGATGCTGACTTTCCGTGATCCGGACACGTTCGAGGCCACCGGCACCGTCGAAGTAACGCTCGACGGAACGCCGCTCGAATCGTTGAACGAACTCGAATGCGCCGAAGACGGATCGGTCTACGCCAACATCTGGCGCACGTTCGATATTGCGAGGATCGACCCTGCCACCGGGACGGTGTCGGAGATCATCGATGCCGAACCGCTGTGGAACTCGATGTCCGAGCGCGAACGCGACGGCGCAGACGTGCTCAACGGGATCGCCCAAATACCCGACACCGACCGCTTTCTGGTGACGGGAAAGCTGTGGCCGAGCATGTTCGAGGTGGAGTTCACACCCGTGGAGTGA
- a CDS encoding MFS transporter, with translation MTDPRNSDTPPGEDHPGFENYPPAPRTASRRTPLPPLHPSTTPPGDRPRGPKPPPMPRKLTVTRVAAMRSRELTNKGIATFHRAAKADGADKSGLTALTYATMANFASDAATAVALANTLFFSAATGEDKTKVALYLVITIAPFALIAPLIGPMLDRLQHGRRLALAGSFLLRTVLAVVLVFNFDSWILYPAALGMLVFSKSFAVLKSAVTPRVLPPEIDLVRVNSRLTVFGLIGGTIVAGGIAGAIAWLSGSPGALWFVAAVTVLGAYLSMRIPSWVEVTEGEVPATLRYHGDDAETEVMHRAKPGTTPPKNRRQPLGKAVIVGLWGNGTVRILTGFLTLYIAFVAKAQTEHEPIKQAAMLGLVGACAAIGNFSGNAAGARIKLGRPSIMIIRCTFAVTVVAIVAAVTDSLLTAALAALVASCASALAKVSLDASLQSDLPPESIASGFGRSETVLQLCWVLGGTLGVLLPTEYWLGFTVVSILLTIGLVQTILTYRGKTLLPGLGGNRPEHAEQRGPDYSPQENVS, from the coding sequence GTGACAGATCCTCGAAACTCCGACACCCCGCCGGGAGAGGACCACCCGGGGTTCGAGAACTATCCGCCGGCTCCACGCACCGCCAGCCGCAGAACTCCGCTGCCTCCTCTTCACCCGTCGACTACCCCGCCGGGTGATCGTCCGCGTGGACCGAAGCCGCCGCCCATGCCCCGCAAGTTGACCGTCACTCGCGTCGCTGCGATGCGCAGCCGCGAGCTCACCAACAAGGGCATCGCGACTTTCCATCGAGCCGCGAAAGCAGACGGTGCCGACAAATCTGGACTCACCGCGCTGACGTACGCGACGATGGCCAACTTCGCCTCCGACGCCGCCACGGCTGTCGCGTTGGCCAACACACTCTTCTTCTCCGCCGCGACCGGTGAGGACAAGACGAAGGTTGCGCTGTATCTCGTCATCACCATCGCTCCGTTCGCTTTGATAGCGCCGCTGATCGGACCGATGCTCGATCGGCTGCAGCATGGTCGACGGCTCGCGCTCGCCGGTTCGTTCCTGCTACGGACCGTGCTGGCCGTTGTGCTGGTGTTCAACTTCGACAGCTGGATTCTCTATCCGGCTGCGCTCGGCATGCTGGTGTTCAGTAAATCCTTTGCAGTACTCAAGAGCGCCGTGACGCCGCGTGTACTTCCACCCGAGATCGACCTCGTTCGTGTCAATTCTCGCCTGACAGTGTTCGGCCTGATCGGCGGAACAATCGTCGCCGGCGGCATCGCGGGCGCTATCGCCTGGCTTTCCGGATCGCCGGGCGCACTGTGGTTCGTAGCTGCCGTCACCGTGCTGGGCGCCTACCTCAGCATGCGGATCCCGTCGTGGGTCGAAGTGACCGAAGGCGAAGTTCCAGCCACCTTGCGATACCACGGTGACGACGCCGAGACAGAGGTGATGCACCGTGCAAAGCCTGGGACCACACCACCGAAGAACCGCCGCCAACCGCTGGGCAAAGCCGTCATCGTCGGCCTGTGGGGCAACGGAACCGTACGCATTCTCACCGGATTTCTGACGCTCTACATAGCCTTCGTCGCCAAGGCTCAGACCGAACACGAACCGATCAAGCAGGCCGCGATGCTCGGACTTGTCGGTGCATGCGCAGCAATCGGCAATTTCTCCGGCAACGCCGCGGGCGCTCGGATCAAGCTCGGCCGCCCGTCCATCATGATCATCCGATGTACGTTCGCTGTCACCGTCGTTGCTATCGTCGCGGCCGTCACCGACAGCCTGCTGACCGCCGCATTGGCCGCGCTCGTCGCCTCCTGTGCGAGTGCGCTCGCCAAGGTCTCGCTCGATGCATCTCTGCAATCCGATCTCCCACCCGAATCCATTGCGTCCGGATTCGGGCGTTCGGAGACCGTCCTCCAGCTGTGCTGGGTACTTGGCGGAACGCTGGGAGTGCTGTTGCCCACCGAGTACTGGCTCGGCTTCACGGTCGTCTCGATTTTGCTTACGATCGGCCTGGTGCAGACCATCCTCACCTACCGCGGCAAGACTTTGCTTCCCGGACTCGGCGGAAACCGACCCGAGCACGCCGAGCAGCGCGGTCCCGACTATTCACCCCAAGAGAACGTGAGTTAA
- a CDS encoding DUF2771 domain-containing protein produces the protein MNLAPKTMKLLAIGAAGLIVVGVAFVAVLAQLVSNAPAHRPTITAFADGKAVTVEPYLYCPVEAPLCENDGSSASVPVREGYPLQLSLPSEITSAPWILAAVYSDDAGADVVETDSLYLPDQKLGLTVPPVDADGRALLGVEIRLPSGIIDTDTQQEEIISHAIWSIATTPTG, from the coding sequence GTGAATCTTGCACCGAAGACAATGAAGCTACTGGCGATCGGAGCTGCCGGACTGATCGTCGTCGGCGTGGCATTCGTCGCCGTGCTCGCGCAACTCGTCTCCAACGCTCCAGCGCACCGACCGACCATCACGGCATTCGCAGACGGGAAAGCCGTCACCGTCGAGCCGTACCTGTACTGCCCCGTCGAGGCGCCACTGTGTGAGAACGATGGATCGAGCGCCAGCGTGCCGGTTCGGGAGGGCTATCCGCTGCAGCTGTCTTTGCCCTCCGAGATCACCTCGGCGCCGTGGATTCTCGCAGCTGTGTATTCCGACGATGCCGGGGCCGACGTCGTCGAAACAGACTCGCTGTACCTGCCCGATCAGAAACTGGGTCTGACCGTGCCACCCGTCGACGCCGACGGACGAGCACTGCTGGGCGTCGAAATCAGGTTGCCCTCCGGCATCATCGACACCGACACCCAGCAGGAAGAGATCATCAGCCACGCGATCTGGTCGATCGCGACGACACCGACCGGTTAG
- a CDS encoding cold-shock protein, whose amino-acid sequence MPTGKVKWYDVDKGFGFLSQEEGEDVYVRSSALPAGVEGLKAGQRVEFGMAAGRRGPQALSLKVLEPAPTLRQNTANRREPVERKHTPDELHGMVEDMITLLEATIQPELRKGKYPDRKTAQKISEVVRAVARELDS is encoded by the coding sequence GTGCCTACCGGCAAGGTGAAGTGGTACGACGTCGACAAGGGATTCGGCTTCCTCTCGCAAGAAGAAGGAGAGGACGTCTACGTCCGCTCGTCGGCGCTGCCAGCGGGTGTCGAGGGCCTCAAAGCAGGTCAGCGCGTCGAGTTCGGTATGGCCGCAGGACGCCGTGGGCCTCAGGCGCTGAGCCTGAAAGTTCTCGAGCCGGCTCCCACCCTGCGTCAGAACACCGCCAACCGTCGTGAGCCCGTCGAGCGTAAGCACACGCCCGACGAGCTGCACGGGATGGTCGAGGACATGATCACGCTTCTCGAGGCAACGATCCAGCCTGAACTGCGTAAGGGTAAGTACCCCGATCGCAAGACCGCTCAGAAGATCTCCGAAGTGGTCAGGGCGGTTGCGCGCGAGCTCGACAGCTAA
- a CDS encoding YccF domain-containing protein, which yields MRVVLNIIWLIFGGLWLAIGYFAAGIICCILIITIPFGIASFRIGVYALWPFGKTIVDKPTSGVAAVVGNVIWLIVAGIWLAIAHVVSAIAMAITIIGIPLAVANLKMVPISLMPLGKDIVDS from the coding sequence ATGCGAGTCGTTCTCAACATCATCTGGTTGATCTTCGGCGGACTATGGCTGGCTATCGGCTACTTTGCGGCGGGCATAATCTGCTGCATCCTCATCATCACGATCCCGTTCGGTATCGCGTCGTTCCGCATCGGCGTCTACGCCCTGTGGCCGTTCGGCAAGACGATCGTCGACAAACCGACATCGGGGGTCGCGGCGGTCGTCGGCAACGTAATCTGGCTCATCGTTGCCGGCATCTGGCTCGCCATCGCGCATGTGGTGTCGGCGATTGCGATGGCGATCACGATCATCGGCATTCCACTCGCCGTCGCGAACCTCAAAATGGTCCCCATCTCACTCATGCCGCTCGGCAAGGACATCGTCGACTCCTGA
- a CDS encoding transglycosylase family protein, which produces MSGRHRKPTTTGRTVAKVAVTGAIMGTAGMAFTGTASAAPDSDWDRLAQCEAGGNWGINTGNGFQGGLQFSPSTWSSHGGGQYAATANQASREEQIVVAEKVLASQGWGAWPSCSSSLGLSSSPSERSAPASPQSAPEAPKLPDLTSIPTIDGSAEVIDGITSAVQTVTNDPAIASFIQNATQGIQLDPQVVNFYQANKAFLPQ; this is translated from the coding sequence ATGAGCGGACGTCATCGCAAGCCGACCACCACCGGCCGGACCGTAGCCAAGGTCGCCGTCACCGGCGCCATCATGGGCACAGCAGGCATGGCCTTCACCGGCACCGCCAGTGCAGCCCCCGATTCCGATTGGGACCGCCTCGCACAGTGCGAAGCAGGCGGTAACTGGGGCATCAACACCGGAAACGGATTCCAGGGTGGCCTGCAGTTCTCGCCGAGCACCTGGAGTTCACATGGCGGCGGGCAGTATGCCGCCACCGCGAACCAGGCCAGCCGCGAAGAGCAGATTGTCGTCGCCGAGAAGGTTCTCGCCTCGCAGGGTTGGGGCGCATGGCCTTCCTGCTCGTCGAGCCTTGGCCTGAGCAGTTCGCCCAGCGAACGCAGCGCGCCTGCATCCCCACAGTCCGCTCCCGAGGCACCCAAGCTCCCCGACCTCACGAGCATCCCCACCATCGACGGCAGCGCCGAGGTAATCGACGGCATCACGAGCGCCGTTCAGACCGTCACGAACGATCCGGCGATCGCTTCGTTCATTCAGAACGCGACACAGGGCATCCAGCTCGACCCACAGGTCGTCAATTTCTACCAGGCAAACAAGGCATTCCTGCCTCAGTAG